The region TTTCGACCTGCGCGACCTGGTCCCGATAAACCGGGTCGGCGAGCCGGCCGTCCGCCTCACCGAGATGCTTTCTTGCCAGTTCGACGAGGGGATTCCCCGGCACGCGATCTTTGAAGGCCTCGGCAATCATGGTGCGCTCGTGGCCGAGAAGTGCCTTGGCGATCGTCCAGCCGGCGTTGATCTCGCCGACGACTTGCGATGTCGGCACGCGCACACCGTCGAGGAAAGTCTCGCAAAACGGCGAAGCCCCGCTGATGAGGCGAATGGGCTTCACGCTGACGCCCGGGCTGGTCATATCCATGAGAACGAACGTGATGCCCAGGTGTTTCGGGGCGGCCGGATCGGTGCGTACGAGCAGAAACATCCAGTCGGACTTGTCGGCGTACGAGGTCCAGACCTTCTGCCCCGTGACGATGAAATCGTCGCCGTCGCGCACCGCCCTGGTCTGAAGACTGGCGAGGTCCGAGCCCGCTCCGGGTTCGGAGTAACCCTGGCACCAGCGGATCTCGCCGCGCACGATCGGCGGGATGTGCGCGCGCTTGAGGTCCTCGCTCGCTTCCTGCAGCAGAAGGGGCCCGATCATGCTGAGCCCGAAACCGGTGAGGGGCGGTCGCAGGCGGAGCTTACCCATTTCTTCCTTGAGCACCCGGGCTTCGGCTTTGTTCAGGCCGCCCCCACCGTACTCGCGCGGCCAGGTCGGCGCGGTCCAGCCGCGTTCGGCCATGACGTCGAGCCAGCGCTGGACGTCGGCCGGGTACTTCACCTTTCTGCCTCCCCAGCAGATGTCGTCGTCCGACCGCAGTGGCTCCCGCATTGATGCGGGGGCATTGGCGGCCAGCCATTTCTGGGTGTCGATGCGGAACTGTTCTAGATCGGTCATGGCACGTTTCCCTCGTGAAGCCGCGCGGGGTGGCGCCGACCCGCGGGGCGGCCGCATGCGAGGCCCGGTTGCCGCCGGCGGCTACTTGGCGCGGGAGAGGTACTCGCCGCTTTCGGTGTCGACGCGAATGACGTCGTCGATGGCGATGAAGCTCGGGACCTGGACGACGGCGCCGGTTTCCACGGTTGCCGGCTTGAGTACGTTGGTGACCGTGGCGCCCTTCATGCCCGGCTCGGTGTGAGTGACCTTGAGATCCACGGTCTTCGGCAGGGTCACGCCCATGGGTTTTTCTTCGTAGAATTCCACCTGAACGCGCAGGTTCTGGGTCAGGTAGTTGACCGCGTCACCGAGGGCCTCGCCATCAAGCTCGATCTGTTCGAATGTTTCCGTGTTCATGAAATGGTAGCGACCGTCGGATTCGTACAGGAACTCCATTGCGTGCTGCTCGAAGGTCACGCGGTCAACCTTGTCTTCCGAGCGGAAGCGGTTCTCCATCTGCGTGCCGGAGCGCAGATTGCGCATCTTGGTTTGCACCATGCCGCGCCAGTTGCCGGGGGTGACGTGCACGACATTCATGAC is a window of Candidatus Binatia bacterium DNA encoding:
- the efp gene encoding elongation factor P, producing the protein MLIPATQLRAGMIIKHQNDLFRVMNVVHVTPGNWRGMVQTKMRNLRSGTQMENRFRSEDKVDRVTFEQHAMEFLYESDGRYHFMNTETFEQIELDGEALGDAVNYLTQNLRVQVEFYEEKPMGVTLPKTVDLKVTHTEPGMKGATVTNVLKPATVETGAVVQVPSFIAIDDVIRVDTESGEYLSRAK
- a CDS encoding acyl-CoA dehydrogenase family protein encodes the protein MTDLEQFRIDTQKWLAANAPASMREPLRSDDDICWGGRKVKYPADVQRWLDVMAERGWTAPTWPREYGGGGLNKAEARVLKEEMGKLRLRPPLTGFGLSMIGPLLLQEASEDLKRAHIPPIVRGEIRWCQGYSEPGAGSDLASLQTRAVRDGDDFIVTGQKVWTSYADKSDWMFLLVRTDPAAPKHLGITFVLMDMTSPGVSVKPIRLISGASPFCETFLDGVRVPTSQVVGEINAGWTIAKALLGHERTMIAEAFKDRVPGNPLVELARKHLGEADGRLADPVYRDQVAQVEMDQTCLDLTIRRAQDSMKAGHKPGPETSIFKYYGTETNKRRRELMVDLAGQQGLGWEGAGFDAAELSATRDWLRSRANSIEGGTSEIQLNIIAKRVLGLPD